From one uncultured Paludibacter sp. genomic stretch:
- a CDS encoding Nitrogen regulatory protein P-II — MKKIEAIIRKSKFEDVKEALYDADIDWFSYWDITGLGKTTEDQVIRGQVFQSHYIQRRMLSVVVRDVNLEKTVNAILDAAWTGDMGDGKIFVYDIEETYRIRTRESGPGALYNKETQE, encoded by the coding sequence ATGAAAAAAATTGAAGCAATTATTCGTAAATCTAAATTCGAAGACGTAAAGGAAGCATTATATGATGCTGACATTGACTGGTTTTCCTATTGGGATATTACAGGATTAGGTAAAACCACCGAAGATCAGGTAATTAGAGGTCAAGTATTTCAATCCCATTACATTCAACGCAGAATGTTATCGGTAGTGGTAAGAGATGTAAATTTGGAGAAAACAGTAAACGCAATTCTCGATGCTGCTTGGACAGGCGATATGGGAGATGGAAAAATTTTTGTATATGACATTGAAGAAACGTATCGTATTCGCACACGTGAATCCGGACCGGGCGCACTTTACAACAAAGAAACACAAGAATGA
- a CDS encoding conserved exported hypothetical protein (Evidence 4 : Unknown function but conserved in other organisms), protein MKKVKILATAFFALLAVASTKAQEFSVSTDLVSSYVWRGTKFSGPSIQPTLDFTAGGFSIGSWGSAGFDGFLEMDLYAKYAFNFGLSIGLTDYYYPGTEYFDYSKETGAHGFEINLGYGIKGLSLSANYILNEAGGAATAGGDKYFELGYAFSKFSIFAGAGDGWHTPDGEFALVNVGISTSKEIKINDSFSVPLKVSAILNPKTEQYYLVAGITL, encoded by the coding sequence ATGAAAAAAGTTAAAATTTTAGCAACTGCATTTTTCGCACTATTAGCAGTTGCAAGCACAAAAGCACAAGAATTTTCTGTAAGCACAGATCTTGTAAGTTCATATGTTTGGCGAGGAACAAAATTTTCAGGTCCCTCAATTCAACCAACTTTAGATTTTACCGCTGGAGGATTTTCCATCGGTTCTTGGGGCTCTGCAGGATTCGACGGATTCCTTGAAATGGATTTATATGCGAAATATGCTTTTAATTTTGGACTTTCAATAGGACTAACCGACTATTATTATCCGGGAACCGAATATTTTGATTACAGTAAAGAAACTGGAGCGCATGGTTTTGAAATTAATCTTGGATACGGTATTAAAGGTCTTTCACTTAGCGCAAATTATATATTAAATGAAGCGGGAGGAGCAGCTACCGCGGGAGGTGATAAATATTTTGAACTTGGTTATGCTTTTAGTAAATTCAGCATCTTCGCCGGCGCTGGAGACGGATGGCATACTCCTGACGGGGAATTTGCCTTGGTCAATGTAGGAATCAGCACCTCTAAAGAAATCAAAATAAATGATTCTTTCTCTGTCCCGTTGAAAGTAAGCGCAATACTCAATCCTAAAACCGAACAATATTATTTGGTAGCAGGCATTACATTGTAA
- the glnA gene encoding Glutamine synthetase, which yields MSSLRFKAVEDAFKKKAIHVTPPSKLASDYFGKYVFNKAAQKEYLSKETAKVLQDVIEKGAKLDLALANQVAEGLKKWSIDLGATHYTHWFQPLTDGTAEKHDSFIDYIGAPGEGIIEKFSGKLLAQQEPDASSFPSGGIRSTFEARGYTAWDPSSPAFVIDDTLVIPTVFISYTGETLDLKAPLLKALASVDKAATAVAKYFDTDVKKVYSYLGWEQEYFLVDEGLYAARQDLMLTGRTLLGHESAKNQQLEDHYFGSVPMRVAEFMKDVEYEGYKYGIPLKTRHNEVAPNQFELAPIFGETNLAVDQNLLTMTILKRVARRHGFRVLLHEKPFAGINGSGKHNNWSLGTDTGVGLLTPGKTPEENLQFITFLVNILMAVYKNNALLKASIFSAQNAHRLGANEAPPAIISAFLGSQVTAVLDKLENSTSDEAIVLDEKKQLSLGIAHLPEVLLDNTDRNRTSPFAFTGNRFEFRAVGSSANCSSAMIALNTAVAGQLVEFKETIDAKVAAGASLQSAIFEVIKEYIKISKPIRFDGNNYSDDWKAEAKKRGLDDETSAPKIFKAYTSKASVELFSKLGVLTEKELEARNEVKWETYTKWIQIEARVLGDLVINHIIPVATRYQSLLLDNVSKVKALFPAEKADNISKLNAQLIIEISERITNIKNAVDDMVDTRRQLNKLENEYEKALGYHDKVVPYFDTIRYNVDKLELIVDDEMWTLPKYRELLFIR from the coding sequence ATGTCAAGTTTAAGATTTAAAGCAGTTGAAGATGCTTTTAAGAAAAAAGCAATTCACGTAACCCCTCCCAGTAAGCTAGCTTCCGATTATTTCGGAAAATATGTTTTTAACAAAGCTGCTCAAAAAGAATATCTTTCAAAAGAGACAGCAAAAGTGCTCCAAGATGTTATTGAAAAAGGGGCCAAACTTGATCTCGCATTAGCAAATCAGGTTGCTGAAGGTTTGAAAAAATGGTCTATTGACTTAGGTGCAACACATTATACTCACTGGTTTCAACCATTAACAGACGGCACTGCTGAAAAGCATGACTCTTTCATCGATTATATTGGTGCACCCGGCGAAGGAATAATAGAAAAATTCTCCGGAAAACTGCTAGCGCAACAAGAACCTGATGCTTCATCTTTCCCTAGTGGAGGTATTCGTAGTACTTTCGAAGCTCGTGGTTATACTGCGTGGGATCCTTCATCTCCAGCTTTTGTTATTGACGACACACTGGTTATTCCAACTGTATTTATATCTTATACAGGCGAAACGCTTGACCTTAAAGCGCCTTTGTTGAAAGCATTGGCTTCCGTAGATAAAGCAGCTACTGCTGTTGCAAAATATTTTGACACCGACGTTAAAAAAGTATACTCTTACTTAGGTTGGGAACAAGAATATTTCCTTGTTGACGAAGGTCTGTATGCTGCACGCCAAGATCTTATGTTGACAGGGCGCACACTTCTTGGACATGAGTCGGCTAAAAACCAACAATTGGAAGATCACTATTTCGGTTCAGTTCCAATGAGAGTGGCTGAATTTATGAAAGACGTAGAGTATGAAGGATATAAATATGGAATTCCATTGAAAACCCGTCACAACGAAGTTGCGCCAAACCAATTTGAATTAGCTCCAATTTTTGGCGAAACAAACTTGGCTGTTGATCAAAATTTGCTAACAATGACCATCTTGAAAAGAGTTGCACGTCGTCACGGGTTCCGTGTGCTTCTTCACGAAAAACCATTTGCCGGAATTAACGGTTCTGGTAAACACAATAACTGGTCGCTTGGAACAGATACCGGTGTAGGTTTACTGACTCCGGGAAAAACTCCTGAAGAAAATCTTCAATTTATAACATTCCTTGTAAACATCCTGATGGCTGTTTATAAAAATAATGCTCTTTTGAAAGCGTCCATTTTCTCAGCTCAAAATGCACACCGTCTTGGCGCAAACGAAGCTCCTCCAGCAATTATTTCTGCATTCCTTGGTTCTCAAGTAACAGCTGTTCTTGATAAACTTGAAAACAGTACGAGTGATGAAGCTATTGTACTTGATGAGAAGAAACAACTTAGTCTTGGTATAGCTCACTTACCTGAAGTGTTGCTCGACAATACAGACCGTAACCGTACTTCACCATTTGCGTTTACTGGTAACCGCTTTGAGTTCCGTGCTGTAGGTTCATCTGCGAACTGTTCTTCTGCTATGATTGCATTAAATACTGCTGTTGCAGGTCAATTAGTTGAATTCAAAGAAACAATTGATGCTAAAGTTGCTGCTGGTGCAAGCTTGCAGTCTGCTATTTTTGAAGTAATTAAAGAATACATCAAAATTTCTAAACCTATACGTTTCGACGGTAACAATTACAGCGACGACTGGAAAGCTGAAGCTAAAAAACGTGGTTTGGACGACGAAACAAGCGCTCCCAAAATATTTAAAGCTTATACGAGCAAAGCAAGTGTGGAATTATTCTCCAAACTTGGCGTATTAACAGAAAAAGAGCTTGAAGCGCGTAACGAAGTAAAATGGGAAACCTATACCAAATGGATTCAAATTGAAGCACGCGTTCTGGGTGATCTTGTTATTAACCACATTATTCCGGTTGCAACTCGTTACCAAAGTTTGTTACTTGATAATGTATCTAAAGTAAAAGCTTTATTCCCTGCCGAAAAAGCAGATAATATAAGCAAACTGAATGCTCAATTAATTATTGAAATAAGCGAAAGAATTACTAATATCAAAAATGCGGTCGATGATATGGTAGATACTCGTCGTCAGCTCAATAAACTTGAAAACGAGTATGAAAAAGCGTTAGGATATCATGATAAAGTAGTACCTTATTTTGACACCATTCGTTACAACGTTGATAAACTTGAACTTATTGTCGACGATGAAATGTGGACACTTCCAAAATATCGTGAGTTACTTTTTATCAGATAA
- a CDS encoding hypothetical protein (Evidence 5 : Unknown function), whose translation MFILRYLFAVINQIIKIKKQHLPLQMLLLEKILIPEKN comes from the coding sequence TTGTTCATTTTGAGATATTTGTTTGCTGTTATTAATCAAATTATTAAAATAAAAAAGCAACATTTGCCTTTGCAAATGTTGCTTTTAGAAAAAATACTAATACCAGAAAAAAATTAA
- a CDS encoding conserved membrane hypothetical protein (Evidence 4 : Unknown function but conserved in other organisms): MDTTTISGLDTMWVLITGALVFFMQAGFALVEAGFTRSKNTTNILFKNLMDFAIGTIGFWVIGFGIMFGAGNGFFGSFQLFSKVNDAPSNIPNMAFFFFQLVFAATAATIVSGAMAERTKFKSYLIYSAIISLIIYPVSGHWIWGGGWLSQLSTPFHDFAGSTVVHSVGGWLALAGAVVLGPRLGKYKNGKIYAIPGHSITLGALGVFILWIGWFGFNPGSTLGMSDPALVANIFVTTNAAAAAGAIGTLIVTWLRYGKPGLGMTLNGVLAGLVAITAGCDAVTPGGAALIGLIAGILVVFAVELFEKVLKIDDPVGAVSVHGINGAFGTIAVGLFAKDGGLFFGGGASLLITQIIGVVAVAAYTLIVGFALFYALKYTIGLRVSPKEEENGLDYYEHGEKAYN, from the coding sequence ATGGATACAACAACTATATCAGGTCTTGACACCATGTGGGTGTTAATAACAGGAGCTCTCGTATTTTTTATGCAAGCCGGATTTGCATTGGTAGAAGCAGGATTTACTCGTTCAAAAAACACAACTAACATATTATTTAAAAATTTAATGGATTTCGCCATTGGAACTATTGGATTTTGGGTAATAGGATTTGGAATTATGTTTGGCGCAGGTAACGGTTTTTTTGGAAGTTTTCAATTATTTTCCAAAGTTAACGATGCTCCTTCCAACATTCCTAATATGGCGTTCTTTTTCTTCCAATTAGTATTTGCAGCAACCGCAGCAACAATTGTTTCAGGTGCTATGGCTGAAAGAACTAAATTTAAATCATATTTGATTTATAGTGCGATCATTTCTCTTATAATTTATCCAGTATCAGGTCACTGGATTTGGGGAGGTGGATGGTTATCTCAGCTTTCTACTCCATTCCACGATTTCGCGGGTTCAACAGTAGTACACTCCGTAGGAGGATGGTTAGCATTAGCAGGTGCCGTGGTTTTAGGTCCACGTTTAGGGAAGTATAAAAACGGTAAAATATATGCGATACCGGGACATAGTATCACCTTAGGTGCTCTTGGTGTATTTATATTATGGATAGGTTGGTTTGGATTTAACCCCGGTTCTACTTTGGGAATGTCGGATCCAGCATTAGTAGCTAATATATTTGTAACAACAAATGCTGCGGCGGCTGCCGGAGCTATCGGAACACTGATTGTTACTTGGCTACGCTATGGAAAACCCGGCCTGGGGATGACACTAAATGGAGTTTTAGCAGGGTTAGTAGCAATCACAGCAGGTTGCGACGCAGTAACTCCTGGTGGAGCAGCTTTAATAGGTTTAATAGCGGGAATTTTGGTTGTTTTTGCCGTTGAATTATTTGAAAAAGTATTAAAAATAGACGATCCTGTAGGTGCAGTATCTGTACATGGCATAAATGGCGCCTTTGGAACAATTGCAGTTGGCTTATTCGCTAAAGATGGCGGACTGTTTTTTGGCGGTGGTGCATCACTTTTGATTACTCAGATTATCGGGGTAGTTGCAGTAGCAGCCTATACATTAATTGTTGGATTTGCACTTTTCTACGCACTAAAATATACCATCGGATTACGTGTTTCTCCAAAAGAAGAAGAAAACGGATTAGATTATTATGAACATGGTGAAAAAGCTTATAATTAA
- the amtB gene encoding ammonium transporter (Evidence 2a : Function from experimental evidences in other organisms; PubMedId : 10931328, 1645722, 22020597, 7984428, 9618533; Product type t : transporter), giving the protein MKKYIIALTTLLMFPVISFAQANTTTTPTLNTGDTAWMIVATALVLFMSIPGLALFYGGLVRRKNVLNIFMQVFILVAAISIEWVIIGYSNAFGSNSIEWLKPYFGGFHWAFLNNIHIGDLSPYFISHSQTATDGSQIGTIPHIVFVMFQGMFAVITPALIIGAFAERISFKGFLLFSLLWAVLIYNPVAHWVWSADGWLYKLGALDFAGGTVVHVNAGAAAIVMAILLGKRRDYKGHALPPHNITYVAIGAAMLWVGWFGFNAGSGLAADGLAGNALMVTNLAAATAALTWALLEWFIDKRPTTVGISTGAVGGLVAITPAAGFVSVGGALAIGIAVSVICFIMVAYVKPKLGYDDSLDAFGIHGIGGILGAILTGVLATPFVQESYSGSIYGNFHQLWIQLLATFSTIIFSGIGTFILFRIIDKLVGIRATDKQEATGLDETLHGETAYTYFD; this is encoded by the coding sequence ATGAAAAAATACATAATAGCACTTACAACATTATTGATGTTTCCCGTGATCTCTTTCGCTCAAGCTAACACCACAACTACGCCCACGCTAAACACGGGCGATACCGCTTGGATGATTGTAGCGACTGCACTTGTTTTATTTATGTCTATTCCGGGATTGGCGTTATTTTACGGAGGTTTAGTTCGTAGAAAAAACGTTCTTAATATTTTTATGCAGGTATTTATTCTTGTTGCCGCCATTAGTATTGAATGGGTTATTATTGGCTACAGCAATGCTTTTGGTTCAAATTCCATTGAATGGTTAAAACCTTATTTTGGAGGATTTCATTGGGCTTTTTTAAATAATATACATATTGGCGATTTAAGTCCTTATTTTATTTCACATTCACAAACAGCAACTGACGGCAGTCAAATTGGGACAATTCCACATATTGTTTTTGTTATGTTTCAAGGAATGTTTGCTGTAATTACTCCTGCGCTCATTATCGGGGCTTTTGCAGAACGCATTAGTTTTAAAGGATTTTTACTGTTTTCATTATTATGGGCAGTATTAATTTACAACCCTGTAGCACATTGGGTTTGGTCTGCCGATGGTTGGTTATATAAACTTGGCGCGCTTGATTTCGCAGGAGGAACCGTTGTTCACGTAAATGCGGGAGCTGCAGCTATCGTAATGGCTATTTTACTCGGAAAACGCCGCGATTATAAAGGACATGCATTACCTCCCCACAATATTACATACGTTGCAATTGGAGCAGCTATGCTATGGGTTGGATGGTTTGGATTTAATGCCGGAAGTGGACTTGCCGCCGATGGACTTGCAGGAAATGCGCTGATGGTAACAAATTTGGCAGCAGCAACAGCGGCTCTTACTTGGGCATTATTGGAGTGGTTTATTGACAAAAGACCAACTACAGTGGGTATTTCAACCGGAGCTGTTGGAGGATTGGTAGCAATTACGCCTGCTGCAGGATTTGTAAGTGTAGGAGGAGCATTAGCCATAGGTATCGCTGTTTCCGTTATTTGCTTTATTATGGTAGCTTACGTAAAGCCCAAACTTGGTTATGATGATTCCTTAGATGCATTTGGAATTCATGGTATTGGAGGAATTTTAGGAGCGATATTAACAGGAGTATTAGCCACGCCATTTGTGCAGGAAAGCTATAGCGGAAGTATTTACGGTAATTTCCATCAACTTTGGATACAATTACTAGCCACATTCAGCACTATTATATTTTCCGGCATTGGTACATTTATATTATTTAGAATTATCGATAAACTTGTTGGAATACGTGCCACTGACAAGCAAGAAGCAACAGGATTAGACGAAACTTTACATGGCGAAACAGCTTATACTTATTTTGATTGA
- the glnB gene encoding regulatory protein P-II for glutamine synthetase (Evidence 2a : Function from experimental evidences in other organisms; PubMedId : 2574599, 2885322, 2907369, 7866749, 8226691, 8293810, 8412694; Product type r : regulator) encodes MKKIEAIIRKSCFDEVLEALHEVGIDFFTYWDVTGVGNEKSGAIYRATVYETRLIERRTISFVCREKFVDAAIEAIVKAARTGEMGDGKIFISTIDESVRIRTGEKGPESLYIKE; translated from the coding sequence ATGAAAAAAATCGAAGCAATCATCAGAAAATCTTGTTTTGATGAAGTATTAGAAGCTCTTCATGAAGTTGGAATCGACTTCTTTACGTATTGGGATGTAACCGGAGTTGGAAATGAAAAATCCGGCGCAATTTACAGAGCTACCGTTTACGAAACAAGATTAATTGAAAGACGGACTATATCTTTTGTCTGTCGTGAGAAATTTGTCGACGCAGCAATCGAAGCAATCGTTAAAGCAGCACGCACAGGCGAAATGGGTGACGGAAAGATATTTATTTCTACCATAGACGAGTCAGTTCGCATTCGTACAGGCGAAAAAGGACCGGAATCATTATACATTAAAGAATAA